One region of Trinickia violacea genomic DNA includes:
- a CDS encoding AAA family ATPase, with protein sequence MSEPRQATSSAATRAATRAAQAGAAEPADFSTALAEGFARRIGALSRRLGAGAGSVRWAQRAAFAASRATTAGHVCVPLARLARRYGEPLTDVRAALFASGVVSDGTEDAAALRPLVIDEAGRLYLARYFDYERRLATALVEHGQARESRGHSESSLPDAGGPDGAKALEARLLRYFGPPRDDEIDWQRVAAVAALSGRLTIVSGGPGTGKTTTVVGVLACLIDDNPGLRIALAAPTGKAAQRMQEALLAQSGKLPAEIAARLPQTSHTLHRLLGSGPNGRFRHHRGNPLPYDVVVVDEASMIDVAMAVHLVDALAPATRLVMLGDKDQLAAVEAGAVFAELSARPAFSASGVARVAQALGIDEERFAAALENGADDVEPYAAEPAFDDEAFFAALDDTEPLAWFDEPDRPLDGDIVAESHEEASATLDRRAPASTPLTDCVIWLERNYRFGLESPIGRLSVAIRHGDVGGALDALSIDPDAPGAAALYEDAGPTLSERTVARLAQGFAPYAQALADALAQRTPDAAPLFDALNRFRVLCATRAGARGVDQLNTLMAAHVRRAASVPLGVGASWFAGRPVMVTRNDYALGLFNGDIGIALPAAGAGAEGALRVYFRAADGSLRAVSPAALPPHDTAFALTVHKSQGSEFDHAVLVLPGTASRVLSRELVYTAVTRARRAVQVIGSRAVLSQAIATPTQRDSGLAERIAAALREPTSRVTHP encoded by the coding sequence ATGAGCGAGCCACGTCAAGCCACATCGAGCGCCGCCACCCGGGCGGCCACCCGCGCTGCGCAGGCCGGCGCAGCCGAGCCCGCCGACTTCAGCACGGCGCTCGCGGAGGGCTTCGCGCGGCGCATCGGTGCGCTGTCGCGGCGTTTGGGCGCCGGCGCCGGCAGCGTGCGCTGGGCACAGCGCGCCGCGTTCGCCGCGAGCCGCGCGACGACTGCCGGACACGTCTGCGTGCCGCTCGCGAGGCTTGCGCGCCGCTATGGCGAGCCGCTCACCGATGTGCGGGCGGCGCTGTTCGCGAGCGGTGTCGTCTCAGACGGCACGGAAGACGCGGCGGCGCTGCGTCCGCTCGTGATCGATGAAGCCGGGCGCTTGTATCTCGCGCGCTATTTCGACTACGAACGGCGGCTCGCAACGGCGCTCGTCGAGCATGGTCAGGCACGCGAATCACGAGGTCATTCGGAATCCTCTTTACCGGATGCCGGCGGGCCCGACGGCGCCAAGGCGCTCGAGGCCCGCTTACTGCGCTACTTCGGTCCACCGCGGGACGACGAAATCGACTGGCAGCGCGTCGCCGCCGTCGCGGCCTTGTCGGGCCGTCTCACGATCGTGAGCGGGGGGCCCGGCACGGGCAAGACGACGACGGTCGTCGGCGTGCTCGCCTGTCTGATCGACGACAACCCGGGCTTGCGCATCGCGCTCGCCGCACCGACCGGCAAGGCCGCGCAGCGCATGCAGGAGGCTTTGCTCGCGCAGTCCGGCAAGCTGCCTGCGGAGATCGCGGCGCGCCTGCCTCAGACCTCGCACACGCTGCACCGGCTGCTGGGCTCGGGGCCGAACGGGCGCTTCAGGCATCATCGCGGCAATCCGTTGCCCTACGACGTGGTGGTGGTCGACGAGGCGTCGATGATCGACGTCGCGATGGCCGTGCATCTCGTCGATGCGCTCGCGCCCGCTACCCGTCTTGTGATGCTCGGCGACAAGGACCAGCTCGCAGCCGTCGAGGCCGGGGCGGTGTTCGCGGAACTGAGCGCGCGGCCTGCGTTCAGCGCGTCGGGTGTCGCGCGGGTCGCGCAAGCGCTGGGAATCGACGAAGAACGGTTCGCGGCGGCGCTGGAAAATGGCGCGGATGACGTCGAACCGTACGCGGCAGAGCCGGCATTCGACGACGAGGCGTTCTTCGCAGCGTTGGACGACACCGAGCCGCTGGCCTGGTTCGATGAGCCGGATCGTCCACTCGACGGCGATATCGTTGCGGAAAGCCATGAGGAAGCGTCCGCAACCCTCGATCGCCGAGCACCCGCATCCACGCCATTGACCGACTGCGTCATCTGGCTCGAACGCAACTATCGATTCGGGCTGGAGTCGCCGATCGGGCGGCTCTCGGTCGCGATCCGGCACGGCGACGTCGGCGGCGCACTCGACGCGTTGTCGATCGATCCCGATGCGCCGGGCGCCGCCGCGCTATACGAAGATGCGGGGCCGACGCTTTCCGAGCGCACGGTGGCGCGCTTGGCGCAAGGCTTCGCGCCGTACGCGCAAGCGCTTGCCGACGCGCTGGCTCAACGCACGCCGGACGCCGCGCCGCTCTTCGACGCGTTGAACCGCTTTCGCGTGTTGTGCGCGACACGCGCCGGCGCGCGCGGCGTCGATCAGTTGAACACGTTGATGGCCGCGCACGTGCGGCGTGCCGCGAGCGTGCCGCTCGGCGTCGGTGCGAGCTGGTTCGCCGGCCGTCCGGTGATGGTGACGCGCAACGACTATGCGTTGGGCCTCTTCAACGGCGATATCGGCATCGCGCTGCCCGCTGCGGGAGCAGGCGCGGAGGGCGCACTGCGCGTTTATTTTCGCGCCGCCGACGGCAGTCTTCGAGCCGTGTCGCCCGCCGCGCTGCCGCCGCACGACACCGCGTTCGCGCTGACGGTGCACAAGTCGCAGGGGTCCGAGTTCGATCATGCGGTGCTGGTGCTGCCGGGCACGGCGAGCCGCGTACTCTCGCGCGAATTGGTGTACACGGCCGTCACGCGCGCGCGGCGCGCCGTGCAGGTGATCGGCTCGCGAGCGGTGCTGAGCCAGGCGATCGCGACGCCGACGCAACGCGATTCGGGCCTCGCCGAGCGGATCGCGGCCGCGCTGCGGGAACCCACATCACGAGTGACCCACCCATGA
- the arfB gene encoding alternative ribosome rescue aminoacyl-tRNA hydrolase ArfB: MTLRYSLAPGEIELTAVRAQGAGGQNVNKVSSAIHLRFDIRASSLPEVLKMRLLALSDHRITRDGVVIIKAQEHRTQEMNRAAALARLDELIRSVSVTRRARIATKPTRASTVRRLEGKTHRGAIKAGRGRVTE, encoded by the coding sequence ATGACGCTGCGCTATAGCCTCGCACCGGGCGAGATCGAGTTGACCGCCGTTCGCGCCCAAGGCGCGGGCGGGCAGAACGTCAATAAAGTGTCGAGCGCGATTCACCTGCGCTTCGACATCCGCGCGTCATCGCTGCCCGAAGTCTTGAAGATGCGGCTGCTCGCGCTGTCCGACCATCGGATTACGCGCGACGGCGTCGTCATCATCAAGGCGCAAGAACATCGCACGCAAGAGATGAATCGCGCGGCGGCGCTTGCGCGTCTCGACGAGCTGATCCGCAGCGTGAGCGTGACGCGCCGCGCGCGCATCGCGACCAAGCCGACGCGCGCGTCGACGGTGCGGCGTCTCGAGGGCAAGACGCATCGCGGCGCGATCAAGGCTGGGCGCGGCCGCGTAACGGAATAA